A portion of the Paenibacillus marchantiae genome contains these proteins:
- a CDS encoding GNAT family N-acetyltransferase, with amino-acid sequence MTMTFRKLSELSMEENVRIWNLGFEGYFIQMVMTIDALMTRVVNEGLSLENSLAIYVDGEPAGFVMNGFRDVDGKKVAWNGGTGIAPAFRGQGIGRALMLRNLELYREQGVELALLEALTQNESAIKLYQYVGYEITDRLMILQHTGTIDPQLLKRSVEHPFSITKGLPRDVYALDFYRGLSAWQTQWPSMKEGESIIIRQDSEPVCYALYKRTFDHEGKMVTISLYQCEVLPGREDAEEIYKLALSELFAPLDYVCRRGTSNLRKSNQPLNDLLLKLGFTTNVEQVLMMRNMDLN; translated from the coding sequence ATGACAATGACGTTTAGGAAACTAAGTGAGCTATCGATGGAGGAAAATGTACGTATTTGGAATCTAGGATTCGAGGGCTATTTTATACAGATGGTCATGACGATTGATGCTTTGATGACCAGGGTTGTTAACGAAGGACTTTCCTTGGAGAATTCACTCGCTATTTATGTGGATGGTGAACCTGCAGGGTTTGTCATGAATGGATTTCGTGACGTAGATGGAAAGAAAGTGGCATGGAACGGTGGGACAGGTATTGCGCCTGCATTTAGAGGGCAGGGCATTGGCAGAGCGCTCATGTTAAGAAATCTAGAGTTGTACCGAGAACAAGGCGTGGAACTTGCGTTACTTGAAGCGCTCACGCAGAATGAGAGTGCGATCAAGCTATATCAGTATGTGGGGTATGAAATTACGGATCGATTAATGATTTTACAACATACGGGTACAATAGATCCCCAATTATTAAAGCGATCTGTTGAGCATCCCTTTTCTATCACCAAAGGATTGCCCCGTGATGTATATGCGCTAGACTTCTATCGAGGTTTATCCGCTTGGCAGACACAATGGCCTAGCATGAAGGAGGGTGAATCTATAATCATTAGACAAGATAGCGAGCCTGTATGCTATGCGTTGTATAAGCGAACATTTGATCATGAGGGTAAAATGGTAACCATTTCGCTCTATCAATGTGAGGTCCTTCCAGGGCGGGAAGATGCAGAGGAGATTTATAAGCTTGCACTCAGTGAACTGTTCGCCCCGTTAGACTATGTTTGCAGACGAGGGACATCTAACCTGCGTAAATCCAATCAACCTCTGAACGATCTATTGCTAAAATTAGGTTTCACAACGAATGTTGAGCAAGTGCTCATGATGCGAAATATGGATCTTAACTAA
- a CDS encoding class I SAM-dependent methyltransferase has product MNPKLQRKIEHLENIERFPAEELFKFIQLNKEDELLDLGAGTGYISFSFAKYVKKVVAFDYDIDILQYLELKAKEKGITNIETTAANFKEMPLENDRFEKAVASISLHEVQPLSLVLDEIHRVLKDKGIFLCIELEKTEMTNAPRVSSKEMEEEIVKAGFTVIDTIHPPTQVANQPVYIIIAQKKGY; this is encoded by the coding sequence ATGAATCCAAAACTACAAAGAAAAATTGAGCACTTGGAGAATATTGAGAGGTTCCCAGCAGAGGAGTTATTTAAGTTTATACAGCTTAATAAAGAGGACGAACTATTAGATCTTGGAGCTGGTACAGGTTATATAAGCTTTTCTTTTGCTAAATATGTGAAAAAGGTAGTTGCGTTTGATTACGATATTGATATTTTACAGTATCTAGAGCTAAAAGCTAAGGAAAAAGGGATAACCAATATTGAGACCACCGCTGCAAACTTTAAAGAAATGCCATTAGAGAACGATAGATTCGAAAAAGCTGTTGCTTCAATCTCGTTACACGAGGTTCAACCTCTTTCATTGGTGTTGGATGAAATCCACAGAGTTTTAAAAGACAAAGGGATCTTTTTGTGCATTGAATTAGAGAAGACGGAGATGACTAATGCTCCAAGGGTTTCATCGAAGGAGATGGAGGAAGAAATCGTTAAGGCAGGTTTTACAGTTATTGATACGATTCATCCACCAACACAAGTTGCTAACCAACCCGTCTATATCATTATTGCACAGAAGAAGGGTTACTAG
- a CDS encoding carboxylesterase family protein, producing the protein MNQHNEKISEDSLYLNVWLGAKSDQKKQPVLVYIHGGAFKNGSGSMDLYNGENMAKKGVVFVTINYRLGIFGFTYWVNFAKSGDPNDDTLPFWAPLN; encoded by the coding sequence ATGAACCAACATAATGAAAAAATAAGTGAAGACAGCTTATATTTAAATGTATGGTTAGGTGCTAAATCAGATCAGAAGAAGCAGCCAGTATTGGTATACATCCATGGAGGGGCATTTAAAAACGGATCAGGTTCCATGGACTTGTACAACGGCGAAAACATGGCAAAAAAGGGGGTTGTATTCGTAACGATTAATTACCGACTCGGTATTTTCGGCTTTACGTATTGGGTAAATTTCGCCAAGAGTGGCGACCCTAACGATGATACACTACCATTTTGGGCGCCATTGAATTAA
- a CDS encoding AraC family transcriptional regulator has translation MNALARLNEGLSYIEENLTDSVEMKEVARIACCSEYHFTRMFSFLSGITLSEYIRRRRLTLAALELSRNDSKVIDVALKYGYTSPDSFARAFQSMHGVTPSEAKNHGPSLKAFPRMTFQLTIQGGSEMNYRIEDKDAFRIVGISKRVPIVFNGVNPDIAAMYQRLTPELIETIKRISNVQPLGLISASAHFSEERMEEKGELDYYIGAATTQKAPEGLAQLEVPSSTWAVFTVVGPFPGTLQDIWGRIYSEWFPSSDYELSEGPEILWNEHKDVTSLQYRSEIWIPIRKR, from the coding sequence ATGAATGCACTAGCACGATTGAATGAGGGCTTGAGCTATATTGAGGAGAATCTAACGGATTCTGTGGAAATGAAAGAGGTAGCACGAATCGCCTGCTGCTCGGAATACCATTTTACACGTATGTTTTCCTTTCTAAGCGGCATTACTTTGTCAGAGTATATCCGACGTCGGCGCTTGACGCTGGCAGCTCTGGAACTAAGCCGGAATGACAGTAAAGTCATAGATGTTGCCCTCAAATATGGATATACTTCTCCGGATTCCTTCGCTAGAGCTTTTCAGAGCATGCATGGGGTTACGCCCTCGGAAGCGAAAAATCATGGTCCATCACTCAAGGCCTTCCCTCGAATGACATTCCAATTGACCATTCAAGGAGGAAGCGAAATGAACTACCGTATTGAAGACAAAGACGCCTTTCGGATTGTGGGTATCAGTAAAAGGGTGCCGATCGTGTTCAACGGGGTAAACCCGGACATTGCTGCGATGTATCAACGTCTTACGCCGGAATTAATTGAGACGATTAAGAGGATATCCAATGTTCAGCCGCTTGGGCTAATTAGTGCTTCGGCTCATTTTAGTGAGGAACGGATGGAGGAAAAGGGGGAACTAGATTATTATATCGGTGCAGCTACGACCCAAAAGGCTCCTGAGGGTTTGGCACAACTGGAAGTGCCTTCCTCGACATGGGCAGTGTTTACTGTCGTTGGTCCTTTTCCCGGTACGCTTCAGGATATCTGGGGAAGAATCTATTCCGAGTGGTTTCCTTCTTCAGATTATGAGCTGAGCGAAGGACCGGAAATCCTGTGGAATGAGCACAAGGATGTTACTTCTTTGCAATACAGAAGCGAGATATGGATACCGATACGGAAGCGATAA
- a CDS encoding AraC family transcriptional regulator, translated as MNRALDYIEINLVGEIELKEIAQCACCSSHQFQRMFSFITNVSLAEYIRRRRLTLAAIELQNSDMRVVDIAIKYGYESPVSFARAFQSLHGVNPAMAREEGTVLKAYPRLSFLISIKGEEPMNYRIETKETFQIFGIEKVFQLNGIETPAELWKQSHENGEVERLAANASDLPDLVNPYYHKVHAACSYKKTGEDTFPYMLCAFKDETSKAEGYTSITIPAHTWAIFSSDPFTWDKFDETIETLYRRFFSEWLPTTGYEQLDGMEFEITGGKDGLNFVELCFAVRKIS; from the coding sequence ATGAATCGGGCATTGGATTATATTGAAATCAATCTAGTCGGTGAGATCGAATTGAAGGAAATTGCTCAATGTGCTTGTTGTTCTTCACATCAGTTTCAGAGAATGTTCTCATTCATTACAAATGTTTCACTTGCAGAATACATAAGAAGAAGACGGCTTACGCTTGCTGCAATTGAATTGCAGAATAGTGATATGAGAGTTGTTGATATTGCCATAAAGTATGGTTATGAATCACCAGTTTCATTCGCAAGGGCTTTTCAATCGTTGCATGGTGTTAATCCAGCAATGGCCCGTGAAGAAGGGACTGTTCTCAAAGCCTATCCTCGGCTTTCCTTCCTTATTTCAATTAAAGGGGAAGAGCCTATGAACTATCGTATCGAAACAAAAGAAACCTTTCAAATATTTGGAATTGAGAAAGTTTTTCAATTAAACGGGATAGAGACTCCGGCAGAGTTATGGAAGCAAAGCCACGAAAACGGCGAGGTTGAAAGACTTGCTGCAAATGCCAGTGACCTTCCAGATCTTGTGAATCCGTATTATCATAAAGTACATGCTGCTTGTAGCTACAAAAAAACTGGAGAGGATACTTTCCCATACATGCTGTGTGCATTTAAAGATGAAACAAGTAAAGCCGAGGGGTATACAAGTATAACGATACCAGCACATACGTGGGCGATCTTTTCATCTGATCCCTTTACATGGGATAAATTCGATGAAACCATTGAAACATTATATAGACGATTCTTTTCTGAATGGCTTCCTACTACAGGATATGAACAGTTAGACGGAATGGAATTTGAAATTACTGGAGGTAAAGATGGTCTGAATTTTGTTGAGCTATGTTTTGCTGTAAGAAAAATATCTTAG
- a CDS encoding ABC transporter permease, producing MPQVEMSSKTKPLVKKSHLHRFLKQWDIQLMVLPAMMFILVFSYIPMYGVLMAFQDYSLFKGFLNSPWVGFKHFEAFFGTPEFWTIMRNTFVIGMLKLCIGFPAPILLAVMLNEVGKHSFKRIVQTISYLPHFLSWVIVSGFVISILSTDNGSLNILLQKLSLIDEPINFLSEPKYFWSILTVTNVWKEIGFSSIVYLAAIAGINPQLYEAASIDGASRLKQIFSITIPSIMPIIVVFSILAIGNFLNAGFEDILLLGGNPVLRDVSDVLDTYVYRIGIQNSRYSYATAAGLFKAIISVVLLSGANYWARRSGNSLW from the coding sequence ATGCCGCAAGTGGAGATGAGCAGCAAAACGAAGCCGCTTGTTAAGAAAAGTCACCTGCACCGCTTTCTGAAGCAATGGGATATTCAACTTATGGTGCTTCCGGCCATGATGTTTATCCTGGTCTTCAGCTACATTCCCATGTACGGAGTGCTGATGGCGTTTCAGGACTACAGTTTATTCAAAGGGTTTCTGAATAGTCCCTGGGTAGGCTTCAAACATTTTGAGGCGTTTTTCGGGACGCCGGAGTTTTGGACCATTATGCGGAATACTTTCGTCATTGGCATGCTTAAACTGTGCATCGGGTTTCCTGCCCCCATCCTTCTCGCGGTGATGCTCAATGAAGTAGGGAAACATTCTTTCAAAAGAATTGTTCAAACGATCAGCTATTTGCCTCACTTTTTGTCGTGGGTCATCGTATCGGGCTTTGTGATCTCCATCTTGTCTACGGACAACGGCAGCCTAAACATACTGCTGCAGAAGCTGAGTCTTATCGATGAGCCGATTAACTTTCTGTCGGAGCCAAAGTACTTTTGGAGTATTTTGACCGTAACGAATGTGTGGAAGGAGATTGGTTTCTCCTCCATTGTGTATCTGGCGGCAATTGCGGGCATCAATCCCCAGCTGTATGAAGCGGCTTCGATTGATGGTGCGAGCCGTCTGAAGCAGATTTTTTCCATCACTATTCCGTCCATTATGCCAATTATCGTTGTGTTCTCGATTCTGGCAATCGGTAATTTCCTAAATGCAGGATTTGAGGACATATTGCTGCTGGGAGGCAATCCGGTTTTGCGAGATGTCAGCGACGTGCTGGACACCTATGTATATCGAATTGGCATTCAGAACAGCAGATACTCCTACGCAACGGCGGCAGGGCTGTTTAAGGCCATCATCAGCGTTGTGTTATTGTCCGGAGCCAACTATTGGGCTCGTCGATCGGGGAACAGCCTTTGGTAG
- a CDS encoding AraC family transcriptional regulator, translating to MPSIMREEVVPKEKVKMNKNYPVYIGDTIGVTIHYQKLHWHNVLEINYIKSGTGYYIINGQKFDFQQGDVLLINSNDLHCAYETKDLVMTVITFDSTWFIHNLRFDPELFSPFRDIDKHYTNLIHRDHPAMDRLRSLLLELQLEHEREQRSYATVVYSLILQFLTIVNRECRIEGICGSQHLISERQYEKIRQVIMVMEQNFAHPWTLEELASLVYLSPSRFSEIFKRAVGMPPMLYLIHIRLEQAVTMLEGGHMKVMDIALECGFRTLTNFNRLFKKHIGMTPKTSQKQNP from the coding sequence ATGCCATCTATCATGAGGGAAGAAGTGGTTCCGAAGGAAAAGGTAAAAATGAATAAGAATTATCCAGTTTATATCGGCGACACGATTGGTGTGACTATCCATTATCAAAAGCTTCATTGGCATAATGTTCTGGAGATTAATTATATCAAATCCGGCACGGGCTACTACATCATCAACGGTCAAAAATTTGATTTCCAGCAGGGAGATGTGCTGCTCATCAATTCGAATGATCTTCACTGCGCTTACGAAACGAAGGATCTTGTCATGACTGTCATTACGTTCGATTCGACCTGGTTTATTCATAACCTCCGATTCGATCCGGAGCTATTCAGCCCGTTCCGCGACATAGACAAACATTACACGAATCTAATCCACCGTGATCATCCGGCCATGGACAGACTGCGGTCACTTCTTCTTGAACTCCAATTGGAGCATGAGAGGGAGCAGCGTTCCTACGCTACGGTTGTATATTCGCTTATACTCCAGTTTCTGACTATAGTAAATCGGGAGTGTCGAATAGAGGGGATTTGCGGTAGTCAACACCTCATCAGTGAGAGACAGTATGAGAAAATACGTCAGGTGATTATGGTTATGGAACAAAACTTCGCCCATCCATGGACGCTGGAGGAGCTGGCCTCTCTTGTCTATCTCAGTCCTTCAAGGTTCAGCGAAATATTCAAACGCGCGGTCGGCATGCCTCCGATGCTGTACCTGATCCATATTCGACTGGAACAAGCTGTCACAATGCTGGAGGGAGGCCATATGAAGGTAATGGATATTGCTCTGGAATGTGGCTTCCGCACGCTGACCAACTTTAATCGGCTGTTTAAAAAGCACATCGGCATGACGCCGAAGACTTCACAAAAGCAAAATCCCTAG
- the bglS gene encoding beta-glucanase, with protein sequence MKKLMDFRKKMSAVLMASGLICAMLLPIQASAADIAFNEPLNGVNPNLFYTSDGWANGPDFGVGWKAVNQEFVNGIMALRLDNTGCPASCSGKNYASAEYSTHVKYGYGRVEARLKAASGVGLVTSLFTYSGQGTGTSNDEIDIEILGKDTTKMETNYFTNGVGQHSTIINLGFDASLDFHNYAFEWSPSSIKWYVDGKLVHTENGSRGTLPTSPGYIMVNLWSGSGPAEIWTGKFNYPGMPVRAYFDWIKFKPAN encoded by the coding sequence ATGAAAAAGTTAATGGATTTTAGAAAGAAAATGTCGGCCGTGTTAATGGCAAGTGGCCTGATATGCGCGATGCTATTACCCATTCAAGCGTCGGCGGCAGACATTGCTTTTAACGAACCTTTAAACGGCGTGAATCCTAATTTGTTCTATACCTCAGATGGATGGGCTAATGGTCCAGATTTCGGAGTGGGCTGGAAGGCGGTTAATCAGGAATTCGTGAATGGAATTATGGCTCTGCGACTTGACAATACTGGGTGTCCCGCCAGTTGCTCGGGGAAAAATTATGCTTCCGCTGAATATTCGACCCATGTGAAGTATGGCTATGGCCGGGTTGAAGCACGTTTAAAAGCGGCCTCAGGAGTCGGTCTTGTCACAAGCCTCTTCACGTATTCCGGGCAAGGAACAGGTACATCCAATGACGAAATCGACATTGAAATTTTGGGCAAAGACACGACGAAGATGGAAACTAATTATTTTACGAATGGCGTAGGCCAGCATAGCACGATTATCAATCTGGGGTTTGATGCCTCTCTCGATTTTCATAATTATGCGTTCGAATGGTCGCCATCATCCATTAAGTGGTATGTAGACGGTAAACTGGTCCACACGGAGAATGGATCACGCGGAACACTTCCGACCAGTCCTGGCTATATCATGGTTAATCTGTGGTCGGGCTCGGGACCGGCTGAAATATGGACAGGAAAATTCAATTACCCAGGAATGCCGGTACGGGCCTATTTTGATTGGATCAAATTTAAACCGGCCAACTGA